CCTCTGTTCCTCCTAAGCCATTCTGAAAGATTTCTAGGTTCGCCAGAGTCACTCCGTCCAAGACCATGCGCTGACGAGTCCGAGCAAAAAAGCTGGTGGGTCCAGCGGCTTTCTCCATCTCAACATCAACAGGGACATATTCTTCAAAGTTGGCCATGGAGAGCAGCTCCTGGTCTACCAGACACTTCTTCAAATAGAAAATGCATCCGCCCAGTGCTGACAGTGCCAGCTCGTAGCCCTCCTTTGGGGTAAGGCACAGTGAATCACTCTCAGAGGTCATCTTTtttagaagaggaggaagaaagctCTTCCCTGTCCCCTCATCCTTGGCAGCGGTGTCACTGAAGTAATCTTCTTCTGAGAGGGTTTTAAGAGTTTTTTGAGCATCCCAGAACTGAGTGCCCGCATTGAGTCCTTCCTGcagagcagaggacagagacgCCTTGAGTATTTTGCGTGTTTCAACAGATGGGTTACCCCTTTCAAAGAGCACCTCGGCGGGGGCAAAGTGTGCTATCAGGGTGCGCAGACGCGAGCAGTGACGATCATCTGTGAACTGACCAATATGAAAATAACCCACGGACGTGTCTACAAAGCTCACTCCATATGTGCGGCATCGACCAGAGCTCTCCTCTTCAGCCTTTTCCTTTAAACTCAGCAGGAACTTGCTCTGACTTTCTGAAGGAGCTCCGTCCAGCACGCTGTAAGTTTGGGTTCCTCGTGTGATAATCCGGCACACTTCTCTTCTCACCACACGGTCAAACTTGGTGGGCTTCACCATGGTCTTACAGCGTGCTTCCATCATGTCTGGGGTCTCCGTCTGCTCTACACGAGCCACCTTGTAGCCTTTTTGGACCAGAACATCTGAGAAACGTGCAAAGCCGATCTCTGGGAAGCCAGAGTGCGCCCAGCTTCCCTTCATGAAAGTTAGTGCCAACTCGTTGACTCCAATCACAGCATCCATGTGGTAGAGCTCGTAAAACTTCCCCACCTTATAGAAAATGACTGTGTCTAACATCTCAGATTTGAGCTGCCACCAGCGGCGCATACCAGGGGTGCTTCTGTTTAGAAAGTCTTCCGGCACATACAGGTTGGTAGGATCGTAGTCATCCTCTGTCTGCCGCCgcctttgtctgtctttcctcctgcCGTCCTGCAACCACTCTAGCTTCTCATGGTCCCAAACTGTGGCGCTTCCACTGGAGCCTGAGCCATTTGCCTGGCTCTCAAAGCTGTCAGGAGCAGAGAAAGCTGACAAACGGGACTTTACGTCGACTGCAATAGCTGTTGGAGGTCGCTTTGGTGCACTAGGCAGGATGATGGATGGCTTTTCCTTTTTATCAGCAGGCTTTTCTGCAGGACGTTTGCGCTTTATAGGTTTAACAGGGCTGTCAACTTCTGACTCTTGTGTGCTCTCCTCTTGCTCCCCTTCACTGctcactgttccttcctcctcttcatcctcactgCTGCTTGCTGCATGTTCTGGCTTGAATTCCTCATCTGATGCATCACTGTCTGAGGCTACAATGATACGACGGCGCTTGgccttatttcctttttctgttgAACCACGGGATGAACGTCGACTGTCCTTGGATGACTTCACATTCTTTTTTGCCTGTTCATCCTCATCACTGACCTCTTCGTCAGTCACTGTTGAATTGTCAAGCTGAAACAAATAAGGATCGATAATGAGAACATGAGACTTGCATCACTGATCAgattagaaaacaaacacattgtcttaatatataaaactttgaaaacagcacaaaaataaGTTATTCTAGAAAATGTTGACTTTTTTATGCACATACTAATCAAATATAATCACCTCcatttcttcatcatcatcatcatcatcctcttcctcatctgatGGATCCATGCAGCGAGGCATTTCCAATCTTTTTTCGGGGCTGTCAAACATGAAACTGTCAGCAAGCTCCATTGCACGACGGATTACAGGCTTTCCACTGAAAAACACCCCTCCAGTTTTAGCGTCGCTACTGTCTGAGCCTGCAACACAAACGAGATAAGTCATCATTCAACGATGACAAAAACTATCATGTAGATTACTGGGAAGATAAAGCACATAATaatcaaaacaacaacatacaggCCAGACATTTCTTggaatttataataataataataattgttatcATTCGTAGTGGTAGCTAACCTTGGTACTCTCTGATATATTTGGTGCTGACCCATCCCCTGGTGGGAGGTTCATCAAAGAAATGGACATGTATGCGTTGACTCCGACCACGGCCTCTCATCTGTTGTCCAGTCAGAGGCTGTGGTACAACCATGCATGGCCACCAAGGGTGACCCTCCAGTTTTGCCCACACAAGAGCACCAGCATTGAAGGAACATGTGGAGCTggtgaaaggaagaagaaaattaaagaCAAATGTATATTGACCTAAATCAATGTGGGAATATTATATTCAACGAAGTACAAGGGAAATTAGATGTTTTTCCTCCAAAAGATTATTTTTGAGCATTTTGCCTTCACAGATCACAGTAGACATGCAGACAGAAGTcagtttattgtatatttttaccACTACATTTTTCACTTTACTTGTATTTCCCTAAATCATCATGACCTGGGTGCCAGCCATTAATATCATAGCTTAGAGATGACATTATGCTGTCAAGCTGACATGGTCCTGCAGTGTTAAGAACTGTCCAACATTTAGATTGTTGGATGCATTTGTTCCAAAGTTGGAACAAAGCACATCTTAACACCTACACTGTGACAAGGTTTACCAACAATTTTCTCCTATAAACCTGGTATTAACTACAAAGCACAACAATTACAAGTCCTTTTGTATTTTAAGATATATTTTGTTAATAAGCATCTTAATCTGGTATGTAAATTGTTGCTAACGCTGTCAAACAAGACTAACTCAAATTTCATTACGACCTTGGTTAAATTAACTGCATCCAATTTCTCCAGTTTTcccttttagttttagtttcagCAACATGACATGATGCACGCCGTCCAGCGGATGAAGACTAAAACTACACACATGTTTAATGGGGAGGGGGATTGTTGCCATCATAAATTCACAGAGCAAGTATATCAATCATCACCACACCAGCTTATGCGGGGCCAATTTAAGATAGTGAACAGCAGCAAGTGCGGGTCATTATTCAATTTCATGTTTAATCTCTGCTTGTATTCCACGTTGTTTTATTAAAAGAGCTGTTGTATAGTTAGCAAGTAGCAAGAATATAACAGGTCAAATGACTCGTCCAAATGCAGACTTTCCCAATGGACCAAATGCAAACGAGGATTTAACTGCTATTTATTTAGCTTAGCCATTTATAACGGGAAAACAAGCTAACGGGTTTTTCTCGGGCCTTGCATGAGCTCTTCACAAGACGGAAGAAAAACAGTGCAAAACGTGGCTCCAGCAATTACACTGCACCCGACATGAATATCACAGCTAACTCACCTCTCTTTAGTTGTTGGTGTCTTGTTTCCAAACAGTTTGTTGAATCCCCCTTTCGCAGGCTTGGAGTTACTTTTCGGCTTTGCTCTGTTGGTCTTGGTgggctgctgctgtgctgcctGCTTAGCTTGCTCTTTCGGAGAGGAGTTGGACTTTTCGACTGAGGAAGGCAGGTCTGCCTCGGTCGGAGAAGGGCTGGGTTTCGGCTTGGATACCGGTGGCGGAGACTTAGTGAAGAAATTGAAAAGAGAGCTTTGTTTCGCCATTTGTCCGAGTTGAAAAGAAGCTATTTTTGTGATAATCCTAAGAGCAGTGTGCCACAGCTCCCTGCATCACCTAGCACTCTGCTAGACAGCGTCACGGAGCTCTGTTCGCGGGAAAGGCACTCATTGGGTCAAGTGGGCGTGGACAGCGAGTCTCCTCAAATCACAGGcgaatacactaaaacatggaAGTCATGTGGCTCCCCTTCTTGGCGCTAAGAGAAACGTTTTCTACATGGTAACCCTAGACTTGCCATATAAACTCTCGCGAGAATTGTGCACGTTGTTTGTCATTGTGGAAAATAATTACGTTTTATAATGTGACCGTGATTATTGTTAAGATCTGGTTAGGTTCATGCACAGCAACTCTTAGTTAGGCTTAAGGAAAGATCATGGGTTGAGTTAAAACGATCATTCTCGCGAGAACTTTCGCAAATCTAGGGTTACTAGACCAGCAAGACACGTCCAAGggtttttccttcctgtttatAGCTTTATTACCGAGCACATGCGCATAAAAGAGAGCGATGTATACAAGAATAAAGTTgcaaattacattttcacattagcAAAAGCCAATTACAAATAGGattacaaatacacagatataagATAGAGATAAGTACAACCTTATAAAATATTCCAAGTGAAATTAGAGGGTGTAATTTGAGATTTTTTGCAGCTCATTCCATTTGTACGTTATGACGGCGTATTAGgaccaaaataaacacacaggaaGATGAACAAAAAATTAGATATCGGTTTAAGACAAGCAGACAGAAAAAGAtagacaaacaaacattgaGTGGCTTAATGCAGGTCAAGCTGTTATAATACATGTTGCTGGCTGGTAACAGCACAGGGAGACAAGGTGAGTGCAGTAGAAATAATGAATAGTGTATGAGTAGTAGCTACAATTTattatgagaaggtttcaaacTTGCATTATTTTTTGACAGAGAAAATTCTGCTCATTGAAAACCATCCCTTCATATTTTCCTTTATGAGGCCTCTGAGTGTTCATCATTCAGCAGAGCCATATAGTATAAACATACCAGGGACAACATCtacagaaatatgaaataaatctaaaacAGCTCACTGAGGTGTTGCATATccataaaagaaagaagaaaaaaaaccccaataaatTTCCTTCAGGAGTTCATGAATTGGTCCTTATATGTAACAATAGACTGGGAGCAAATTGATGATACAGATTAATTTCACTTGAATTTAGTGTTTTCTTCATGAGTGCAGATTAATGTCACAGTTTGTGCCCAGAGCACTGTGAAGCGGCCCTATAATGTGGACTAGTCATTTACCTCCAGCAGAGTGCAGCAGAGTGCTTGAAGCTTCACAGCAGCACACATCATGAAAAATATGCAAGTACTCTGGAATAGCAAAGCAAACATTCCAGTTGGCATTCAAgcagtgtttccatgttttctTCACTCTGTTACCTAAGTgtcaatgaattacaataacaTATAATAACAGGGCATATAGTTGTATGTCCTGTTGTTGCACAGTTTGAACAATACGATCAGTATGCAAGCATTAAACCATGAGTCAgcgtatgtgtgtattgttattgttgttgttgtgtagcATTGAGTCAACAGGAATCTTCTGCAAAAAACTGGTAACACTATTCCTAATTGTGATGTACAAACATGTTAAATGCCTGACTGCATACATTAGTTTTTCATACGAAGTTTAGTGTAAATTAATTCTTCTCTAAAAACCTGAAACGGATGCTCTTACACTTTCAAAACAACCAAACCTCCACCCACATGTGACTTTTTGGCATATGGTGTGTGGGTGATAGATAGCATCTAATTAAGACAGCATTATGAAGTCTTACACAGCAATTGTTTTCGAGAGCTGTTTAAATTCACAGAGACTAGATTTGCCATCACTAAAATGAGTAAACACGAACCTATCATGCCAACATAAGGATCTAGAtggtgggtgtgtgtgacagacacatatgaaactttatattatatacttTCTATGAAAACCACTGAAGTTTTGTTTGAAGAACATGAATAATTCAACAGCTTTCACACTCTGGAAAACATGGAAATTCATCATTCTATTTCTCTAGTAATTCATCAGCTCTTGAGGAAGCAGTCCACTGAAAACCAGCTAAGTAAAAAGGAGCAAACAGTCCTCGTTAACAGAGCATATTTGGACTCATGTGGGAACTGAAGGTGTTACTAATGGCATTAACAATGGCTCCCTTCAATTCAAGTATCCTAGTAAGTGATGATAGTGTggcagtgagccagcatgcataATACCAGGactctgaaactgaagcagctagaTAAAATTCAGACACCATTAATTTTGTCATTTACATCTGCGCTTTTCCTAAAATGCCTTTAGTGAAACATTCTTGGTTTTATGTGTTGTTTGCCAGAGTGAAACTTAAACTAATGACCTGGCAAGTATAACTGCTAACATTTAAGAGGGAGAGTTATAGCTAATGTCTAGAAAATAGAGGTTGCAAAGGTGGTGTGGTGTAGTTGTGTTATTTGGTTGTTGTTTCGGTGTTCAGAGTGGTTGTTTGATCCAGGTTCAAGTAGTATTGGCAGCAGTACAGTAATATAAAGTTATCTCAAAGAGAGAGCTGTGTTTGTGGGAAATTAGCTGGCCCTCAGGACACTGACTTTTTATCATTCTctatgtggaaaaaatgaagaaaaataagaagaaaagcaCTTATTTACTGTTCAAATCCAATTTGACCCACATTTACATCtgagaaaagtaaaaacaccctaaactCCAGCCTGAAATGTTATTACTTTTGCTGAAGTGACCTTTTAAGATGttattgcattttttatattcagtAGCATTCACAGAAGTAATGATGGATGTTATGTTCTGCTGTTTTAGGTAACACTGGACCATCAAatagtgtgattgtgaatgttttctctATAAACAAATATGGTAAAACCTAATGTATGCTCTcttacagcttcattaaggattaatcactcATTTATTAATGGCTGATGAGGTATTTATGAATAAACAAtagatttgtggttcagaaatTGTGTAGAGGCTAATTACGAGAGATACTGTGAAGAGTCAGAATATtaacagtatgtatgtattagAAAAAATGTGGCTTGTTAACTTCGTTAAGCAAATATATGTCGAAATCTATTCATTTCCCTACAGCGCTGTTGCTGAGACAaaataataagacaaaaattcaattgaaaaaaacaaaaaatcccacaaaatctctatcattttattgttgacaaaagaaagataaaaaatgcatcaacataaataaatggGGTAACAAAAAATGACCCATAAAATGTCTTTTGCAAACAATAAGCTTCATGTTTGCCTCCTCGTGATTAGATACTAAATGTTTCTCTTCCAGCAGGCACACTAATAAGTCTGATGCAACAGTGTAGTGCAGCCAGTGTTGACACGGTGAGTTTGTGTAGTCAATGTTGAACTGTGTTTTATAATGTCAAGTGCGGCTCATACTTTTCTTAGTAAACAGCCCTTTGAGCAATATGGCAGCAAGCCAGCAAGCAATATACACCAGACTCATAAAGTATTCATATTgcaaacacagaaatcttgaatcTTTTTCACAACTATACTATTTACTTGTTTCATTTGTGTCTAATGCTTTGTGGAATAAAGTGGTGCAGTTTAAGGTGCAGCCTTGGATATATGTTGTTATAAAATGACAGGGCTATCACCTGGTCTTAAAACTGAACTAGGCCAGTTCTATGTGTAAAAATACACCTGCCTCATCTGCCTAAATCCTTATTTAGATCTGCAAAAGAGAAGATCTCTCCACCTCATGCTCACTGAGATGACACAGAATAAAAGTTTTGGTCACTTGAGGGAAATATTTCTGTGCATGAAAACTGACCTATTGAACCTTGTGAGCAGATCCACCAAAATAGTAACAAGCAAGCTGGACTGACCTGCCTTTtgaataggtttttttttttgtctttcaccaTCTTTGTCCTTACCAGACATCAAGAGAAGAGTGTTTATATCTTGTGATGTCTGGATGTTGGAGAACATCAAATTTTCATTgttcttcaaaataaatgtcttaTACCATCTATTAAGGAAACCAAATTGCAAAACTATGTAGTGCATCTTAACAAGAAAATGCTTTTTGCTGCAAATGTCCTTGGTCCATCATCATGGctattttcagtttcagaggAACCTTGACTACAGGACAAATTCAGCATTTTGCAATTATTGAACCATCAATGCTACTTGCTTTCTATGTTGAAGAAATATGCAGCAAGTTTCAAATATTAGCAGCAGTTATAACCAGCATATCACTTGAAATGTCAAAACACAGTACATATTCTTATTAAAACCACTGCAAGGAACGGAGAGGCAGAGCCGAGCTTGCACCTTCATTAAGGCTTTGGTGTGAGTTAGAAAGTGGAGACCTGTCAAAACAATAGCACCTGATAGTGCTGGAGTGGGATTCTGTGGACAACTAAATAACATGTCAGCATTACCAGCAGTGTGGGGGAGGTTGGGATGAACTgataagaaacaaacaaatatctCCAAGAACccatatttatattatacatgAATTTAACAAACATCTCTGGTTATGCCCTTGGGGAGCAGAGGAAGAGCAATAAAGTTGATGAGAGAGCAAAGACCCTCTTTGtaactttttgttttaatagGGTTCATCACCATCACTTTACTTGATGGaaatatggatttttttttttgtcgtttgtttgtttgtttttaacctgttgttattttttttcttgggtgggttttcttcttcttcagccgTTCCTGAAGTGGTACCTTTAGACAGCAACAACTTTGGGACTCCTTTGAGCATAATGAGGAGTACACATCAGGCTCATGTAGAGAGTAATTCCCTAAGCACTGTTGGGACTGTATAGAGACACAGCATGAAATAGAAGCTCTGCACTctcttctttcgttccttcctctcatctttcctccctctgcttTGCTGCTTAATAGGGTGGCCAGATAAACGTAGGCTCTCTCTTTTGTCGCTTGTGTTACTTTAGCTCGACATGAGACAGATTTTATGATCACAGGTtttcactttttacttttatttcttcatgGAGACCAATTAAAGTCTTAATGCAAATGACTTATGCCTCCTGCCAGTTATTCTCCCCACAGCTATTCGTTCAGTAGTTGTTGCCATCTCTCCGCAGCCCTTTTCTGCTACTGAACCTTAttgaaatacagtaaatgtgtaaGATCCAGTCACATATTAATTCTGCTGCCTCCAGGGGAGCTGAAGTGGGGGCAGTCACAGATAGTGGAGGGAGAGTGCAGTCAGCAGATTTAGTACTGACTGCATAACTGCAGTATCTTTTTCTCTAGATAGATGGAAATAGAATGGagtaaatttgtattttttgtagatgtgactgagagagagaaatgattgAGAAATATATTGCAATGAACAGTATATTGTCTTCCCTGTAGTACAGTATGAGGAACTTTAGATGCATTTTAGTTGCTGAGTCTTTGCAAACAAAGTTATTTGGAGTACCCAGACGAATAAAGCTGGCAAAATCTGCCCTAAAAGGATCAACAAGAAAATACAGGATGTTATTTAGCTTTCCATCATCCCTATGATTTATGTTCTCCTTGAGAAGGGTGAACGTTGTATACACTCTACTGATTTGCAATTCCAAAACAATTGAACCTttcctgttttacattttaatttttaaaaaactcaacTGAATATAATTTTCAGACTTAGAAAAACTTCagattgaaatatattttaccaccacaaaagtgttttaaaatgcatgaaaaTGACTTAAACACTTCACATAAACAGTGGATAAGTTTGACATAAATTCCCTTTAGTCCCAATCCATGTTCCCCCACTGTACACTTAGTATTGATGATTTTTAATGTCTTATAGATTTGGTGTTTCTTTTtgatacaaatataaaacccaTATAGGAATACATTTGCCAATGCAGTCACATGGATTGTTATTTCTTCAGATTAACTATAAATAGCTTTGGACAAAGCTGGTTCACACCTAACGCAGCCTATCCAATTATTTTCCTGCTTTCATCAGAGCTTGAAGCCATGGACAGTTTCCCAGGAGGTATAATTGTGATCTCCTGTAGCTGGACATCACATTGTTGGTGATTTCTTGAAgacaatgtttaattttattatttagttttaatgctTAACTTAAAGGAATTATTCTACATTTTGGAGAAAGTACTAATTTGCCTTCTTGCttagagttagatgagaagatgaaGACCACTCTGTAATTGGAGTGTGTAGCTGGTTAACTTAGATTAGCATAAATACTGGAAAGAGCTAGACTGGTTCATTTTgagcaacaaaataaaaaaaaatccacctgcCAGCTGTTTTTCTTCAATCCAAACAAAACGTGCAAAAACCACAATTTGCTGGCTTACTGGAGGATATGTGTGACTATTACTTGGCTCGGAGAAGTTGCCAGGAAATCACCAGAGGAATTGAAAGAAGAAGTCTGACagcaaattgttgtttttaccCTTCTGCTATTTCCCCCTCTttccagtcttcatgctaagctaagctaaccattgCCTACGTCGCTGACCCTGATTTCCAAACACatttgaactattcctttaaggcCTAAGAACACTTCTAGCTAGACTAAATAGACTGAAAGGATAATATGTTCACCACAGTAACAATAAAGTTGAAATTAATGTGAAACGAAAGTTTATTGCTCTGTTTTTCCATAATAAGCTGAACCTGCTGTGCAGCGCTCTGACGTATGGAAGTCAGCCTGCCAAAACAGAAGTGATATGAAGTAAACAGAGAAGCAAAGTGGAAATCTCTGTGACTGTGGGAATTtgcataaatatattattacgCTGCCAGGACTCTTGAACACAGACACTCAGAGATGAGATGACGGTTTCACTGTCAGTTCAAAAGTCAGCTCTGTCGTACTTGTAAAGAAAGCTTAATGTTGGATCTTTTCAATGTTTTGGGTGTAAGATTACAGTGAGCCTCACAAAGCTCAAGCTCTTATTATTTCCTTTATATGTCAGGAGTAGAGTAAACCTGAATGACACTTTCAGAAAATGGAACTGAAATTGGTGCACAGAAATGGGATTTTCTGCAGAATCTGGACCTATTCTCCCACCAAAGGTAATGAAAAACTAACTGACATTTGGTTTATATCTCCACGTGATCTGAGTCACAGAGGAGTCCACAGCTGAAAGGTTTTCTTCTCACCTCCAGCTTGATTCGTCTAACTTCATCTGCTGTGACCTCCACTGAGGGTTCATTACATTTAAGCAGGCTGGCACTGAAGACTTTCTGCAATAATAAACATTGCTTTATTCTAATCTCAAGAGGTGATCATATTAAACTTCATTAGCTGAATTGGTGAGTTTCTCTTATCTATTaacccctctttctctctatctctcctcccATGGTAATTGAAAGAGCAGATGTTATAAGGTAATTGCCTCATCACTCAGGCTGCTCAACCCCTTTGCATGTAAATGTCCCGTTTGCTCAGTGACTTTTGATTTTCACACTCTGCCTTTAATTCAGATATGCTTATGGTCTCTTCAGATACCAGTAGAGCACTGCAGGCTATTTTAACTGCTTCATGCATTCTGAATAGATTTATGAAACAGGCTCGTACCGGGAAGAGGTGGCTGAGTTGAAAATGATCCTTAATGTGACTGAACAGATCACCACCCTAGGTTAACGCATAAATATAAAGAATAGGGCATGACGATATTGAAGGCAACTGATGCAACTGACCTTGTTATTACGGTGGTTATTTAAATGCCCAAATTTTATACTGATGACTGTTTTATCCTTTAGAGGCACAGACCAATGATTTGAcactgaaaaatgttttaagagTCCTTGGTTTATAAATAGTCAATCAATAAAAAGAGTCATTTTTAATGTTACAGGTAGCAGGCTGCAGCACCCATAAACAGTTATAGCATCCtgaagtaaaggaaagaagcatgagacagagagatgtaGCTTGCAGTTACTGAATCATCCACAGTTGCTTGCTACAGAAGACCAAATACTCTGTTTTAAAACCCACATAAACAACATTATATGTTCTAGGTCATAAATATGCCTTGACTCAGCTAAAATATGAAGTCACAAAATATCCAATGCAGTCCTGGATtgatatttctttttatgtCCTGTATATTctaagaatacaaaaaaaagatacaaaaaagTTCAAGccttaaattaaatattgactTATTGCTGATAACAAAATGGAAAAGGATCTCTTACAAGTTACTGTATGACAGTACAATTGTTTGAATTCTTACtatttcttgttattttttttaacaattatgATAACAAAGTTGCTCTTGTTTGGATATTTTGACACTCAAGACTATATCATTTTAAACACTTCTTTCCCACAGACATCACTGCCACTTTCGCTGGCCTGTCACTGTTACGTACTCTCAGAACTGAACAGATAATCTATTCAATTTGAGAAGAAGAGTTGATTCTCAGTTTGCCACCCAAATCACTTGTGACAATCTTAAAATGAagataaattacattttaccagtgtgcaggaaggaaagtgggggAGTCCAAATTTTCATTTTGTGCATCATTTAGGTGAATCTTCCTCTGAAATGTGTCTGAGTTGTAATTATTTTTGCTATCCCATCATATTGTAAAGTGAGAACATTGGGCAAATGTTTCATTCACCTGCTTGTCTTCACCATAATGTAAATGAGTAATTTTCAATTCTCTTGATAACATCAGGACTCAGTTAACAGCACAGACAGGTTCATTTTAACAAGTTacttgaataaaaatgatggaaaaccacttatTTATAGCAGGCAACTTAACTTTGGACCATTATCATAAAgttaaacattacattaatattcaacaataaaatgtcatttttaaagctaACCGCTAATTAGCCACTATGCTAGGTGAACTCTCTCAAATGTCTCTTTATTGAAAAATTCATTTAACATACATTCCACATATGCATTCAGAAAACTCATAACTAATTCAAATaagacagtaaaaaataaagtacaacAACACATAAACCAtataagacaaaataaaaacagaagacattaaaaaagagATAAACAAGTTACATAAAATGACAACAAGAACAATACCAGGCAGACCAAGATCCCCCAAAGttgttgtgtattgtgtgcTAGGATTTGGACTGCTGTACTGGATTTATAGTTACAAAGTATGATATAAGGGGTTTCCAGGTTTTATTGAATTGTCGGAGCCTGTCTTTCAGTGCATAACTTATCCTTTCAAAATGATGCTGGATGAATTTTCGGAAGGAAGTTATGTTACCTCTGTGTCCAGAAAATAAACTGGTTTATACTGTTTTAAGCCAAATGCCAAAGGAATATGTTGCTTTAGAGTTCATAGTTTCATTCCTTATTTCAATGAGTAATGTTTTGCAAGTTACAGCGAGCTATAATTTGTATTGTGTATTAAATCTAGAGCACAGTAACATTAGTCTTTATCATTGAGCTTAAAATGGGCTTAGATGGTTGTAAGTAACTGTGGTAGTTAGCCTGTGGGAGCTAGTGGCTAACTTTGCACTCGCTAGCCTTAAATCACCTGTTTACCT
This portion of the Scomber japonicus isolate fScoJap1 chromosome 14, fScoJap1.pri, whole genome shotgun sequence genome encodes:
- the msh6 gene encoding DNA mismatch repair protein Msh6, with amino-acid sequence MAKQSSLFNFFTKSPPPVSKPKPSPSPTEADLPSSVEKSNSSPKEQAKQAAQQQPTKTNRAKPKSNSKPAKGGFNKLFGNKTPTTKESSTCSFNAGALVWAKLEGHPWWPCMVVPQPLTGQQMRGRGRSQRIHVHFFDEPPTRGWVSTKYIREYQGSDSSDAKTGGVFFSGKPVIRRAMELADSFMFDSPEKRLEMPRCMDPSDEEEDDDDDDEEMELDNSTVTDEEVSDEDEQAKKNVKSSKDSRRSSRGSTEKGNKAKRRRIIVASDSDASDEEFKPEHAASSSEDEEEEGTVSSEGEQEESTQESEVDSPVKPIKRKRPAEKPADKKEKPSIILPSAPKRPPTAIAVDVKSRLSAFSAPDSFESQANGSGSSGSATVWDHEKLEWLQDGRRKDRQRRRQTEDDYDPTNLYVPEDFLNRSTPGMRRWWQLKSEMLDTVIFYKVGKFYELYHMDAVIGVNELALTFMKGSWAHSGFPEIGFARFSDVLVQKGYKVARVEQTETPDMMEARCKTMVKPTKFDRVVRREVCRIITRGTQTYSVLDGAPSESQSKFLLSLKEKAEEESSGRCRTYGVSFVDTSVGYFHIGQFTDDRHCSRLRTLIAHFAPAEVLFERGNPSVETRKILKASLSSALQEGLNAGTQFWDAQKTLKTLSEEDYFSDTAAKDEGTGKSFLPPLLKKMTSESDSLCLTPKEGYELALSALGGCIFYLKKCLVDQELLSMANFEEYVPVDVEMEKAAGPTSFFARTRQRMVLDGVTLANLEIFQNGLGGTEGTLLERLDTCSTPFGKRLLKQWLCAPLCNPSSIRDRLDAVDDLMGFQAQATEVTDLLKKLPDLERLLSKIHSIGTPLKSQDHPDSRAVLYEEVTYSKRKIADFLTALEGFQTMQEIISVLSPISAQFQSDLLTQVVSLKGEKDGLFPDLSAELKRWETAFDHQKARTTGNITPKAGFDPEFDQALTGIKNCERELQDYLDRQKKRLGCKSMAYWGTGRNRFQMEVPDSVSERNIPEEYEVKSTKKGWKRYVTKETERLFSELQGLEEKRDAALKDCMRRLFYNFDKNYKDWKTGVECMAVLDVLLAMSRYSQGGDGSMTRPQVLLPEGDDQLAPFLDLTGSRHPCVTKTFFGDDFIPNDIYIGCAGSSENEEESHASCVLVTGPNMGGKSTLMRQCGLVIVLAQLGCYVPAESLRFTPVDRVFTRLGASDRIMAGESTFFVELSETASILHHATTHSLVLLDELGRGTATYDGTAIASAVVKELAEKICCRTLFSTHYHSLVEDYANNPAVRLGHMACMVENECEDPSQETITFLYKFITGACPKSYGFNAARLASLPEAVIQSGHRKAKEFEKSTISLRLFKKLCLFAEDTSLGNTHFASLVQMINTL